The DNA segment CCGCTTCCAGGCGCGGAACGTCGCCTCCGGTCGGATGGTCTCTGGCGCGTCGTCTCGTCTCCACGCCACGAGGCTAGCCGCCTGCGCGAGGGCCGCTCGCCAGCGTCGTCGGCCGGTGACGGCCCGCTCAGTCGACGAGGTCCAGGGCGCGCAGCCGCGCGAGCGTGTCGACCCCGGCGGGCGGGCAGCGGTGCGCGTCGGCGCCGGTGATCCAGTGCAGGGCGTCGATCTCGCCGCTGGCGCGCGGCTCGTCGGCGAGCTCCGCGGCGAAGACGGTCATGTGCACCTCCCGCCCCTCCGGCTCGCCGTGCGCCTGGGTGCGGACGGTGAAGAGCTCGCGGAGGGCCGTGGGCGCGGTGCTGAGCTCCTCCTCCGTCTCGCGCGCCGCCGCCTCGGCGCTCGTCTCGCCCGGGTCGACCTTGCCGCCGGGGAGGTAGACGACGTCGCGCCCGCGGGCCGTCACCATCAGCACGCGGCGCTCGCGCAGGACGGCGACGGCGGAGACGACGAGGGGAGGGAGGCTGCTCATCCCGCCATCATGCCCGCGGACGGACCCCGCCCGCGGTCGGCCGCCGGGCCCGCGGCTACCATGGACGCACACCAGAAGGACGCGCGCAGCCGGCGCGCGCCAGGGCCCCGTGCGCCCGAACAGCTAGGAGCTCCCCGTGGCAGAACCCACCACCCTCGACAAGGTCGTCACCCTCGCCCAGCACCGGGGGTTCGTCTTCCCCTCGGGCGAGATCTACGGAGGCACCCGCTCCGCCTGGGACTACGGCCCCCTCGGCGTCGAGCTCAAGGAGAACATCAAGCGCCAGTGGTGGAAGGCGTTCGTCCAGGGCCGCGGCGACGTCGTCGGCCTCGACTCGGCCGTGATCCTGCCGACCGCGATCTGGAGCGCCTCCGGCCACGTCGGCGTCTTCTCCGACCCGCTGACCGAGTCGCTGATCACCCACAAGCGCTACCGCGCCGACCACCTCTTCGAGAAGTACGAGGAGGTCAACGGGCACGCTCCCGAGAACGGCCTCGCCGACATCCCGGACCCGGAGCACCCCGACAAGATCGGCCAGTGGACCGAGATCAAGCAGTTCTCCGGGCTGATGAAGACCTACCTCGGCGTCGTCGACGACGAGTCGGGGCTGCACTACCTCCGCCCCGAGACGGCGCAGGGCATCTTCACCAACTTCGCCAACGTGCTGCAGAGCGCGCGGAAGAAGCCGCCGTTCGGCATCGGCCAGATCGGCAAGGCGTTCCGCAACGAGATCACCCCCGGCAACTTCATCTTCCGCACCCGCGAGTTCGAGCAGATGGAGCTCGAGTTCTTCGTCGAGCCCGGCACGGACGAGGAGTGGCAGGAGACCTGGATGCAGCTCGCCTGGGACTGGTTCGTCGACCTCGGGATCTCGCCGGAGAACATCCGCCAGTTCGAGCACCCGAAGGACAAGCTCTCCCACTACTCCAAGCGCACCGTCGACATCGAGTACCGCTTCAGCTTCGCGTCGGGCGAGTGGGGCGAGCTGATGGGGGTCGCGAACCGCACCGACTTCGACCTCAAGACGCACATGGAGCACTCCGGCAAGGACCTCTCCTTCTTCGACCAGACGAAGAACGAGCGCTTCGTGCCGTTCGTGATCGAGCCGTCCTTCGGCCTGACCCGCGCGCTGATGGCGTTCCTCGTCGACGCCTACGAGGAGCAGGAGCTGCCGCCGAACGCGAAGGGCAAGGTCGAGACGCGCACCGTGCTGCACCTCGACCCGCGCCTCGCGCCGGTCAAGGTCGCCGTGCTGCCGCTCTCGCGCAACGAGGCGCTCTCGCCGCTCGCCCGCGAGGTCGCCGACCGGCTCCGCGCGCTCTGGAACGTCGACTTCGACGACTCCGGCGCGATCGGCCGCCGCTACCGCCGCCAGGACGAGATCGGCACGCCCTACTGCGTGACCATCGACTTCGACTCGCTCGAGGACAACGCGGTGACCGTCCGCGACCGCGACACCATGAAGCAGGAGCGCATCCCGCTCGACCAGCTGGAGACCCACCTCTTCACGGGCCTGCGCGGCGCCTGACCCTTCTCGGATCTCGATACGCCCGCTCCGCGGGCTACTCGATCAGCGGAGGATCATGCTGGTCGAGTAGCCCCGCAGGGGCCTATCGAGACCCACCGTCGTCAGCAGAGTGGGTCTGCAGACTCAGGTCCTGACGGTGGTGGATCTCGATACGCCCGCTTCGCGGGCTACTCGATCAGCATGAAGTGTCCCGCCCGTCTGCAGTGGGGCCGATCGATCGGGATGAGTGGTCAGCGAAGGGATCATGCTGGTCGAGTAGCCCGCAGGGGCGTATCGAGACCCGGAGGGCGTCAGCGCTCGCGGGCGAGGAGGGCGTAGACGAGGGTCGAGGTCCACTCGCCCTTGCAGAACTCGTCGTCGAGGTGGTGCGCCTCGAGGCGCAGGCCGAGCCGCTCGCAGAGGCGGGCGGAGGCGGTGTTGCGCGCGTCGAGCTGAGCGACGACCCGGTGGGCGCCGAGCCGGTCGAAGGCCAGGTCGATCAGGGCGCGGGCGGCCTCCGTCGCGAAGCCCCGGCCCTGCGCCTCCGGGTGCAGGACCCACCCGATCTCGACGCCGGCCTGCTCCGTCGAGGTCGCGATCAGCGTGAGATCCCCGACGACCCGGCCGGCGAACGGCCCGGAACGCGGCACGATCGCGAGCACGACGACGTCGCCGTCGGCCGCGAGGCGGTCCGACGGCAGCCGGACGGCCAGGTGCGCGCGCGACTCCTCGGGCGTCCGCGCCGGCCAGCGCAGATAGCGGACGGCCTCCGCATCGCCCTGATAGCGGGCGTGGTCCTCGGCGTCGTCGAGCGAGAGCGGACGCAGCAGCAGCCGCTCCGTCTCGATCGGCTCCGCCTCGTACGGGAGCCGGAGCGGCGTCACGCCGAGGCCGCGGACGCGCCGCCGGCCTCGAGCGGGCGGGCTACGGTGCGCTCGGCGGGCACCTCGATGCCGAACAGCGCCTCGAGGCCGGTGAGGTACGCCTCCTGCTCGCCGGCGCGGGCGTAGTCGCGAGCGCGGACACTCGGGGTGTGCAGCAGCACGCCGGCCAGGTGCCGCAGCGCCTGCTCGGTGCGGCCGTCCTCGTCGCCGCGCGAGCGGGCGCGCTCGATCTCGGCGTCGAGCGCATCGAAGACATGGGCGCGCAGGGCGACCACGGCGGGGGTGAGGCTCTTCTCGTCGGCGACGTCGGAGAACTTGCGGACGGCCTTGTCGACCAGGGCGCGCGCCTGGGTCGACGCGTCGAGCACGTCGAGCGGGGCGTGCAGGCTGATCGTCTCGAGGTCGAGCAGCTCGACGCCGGTCACGGTGGTGACGTCGGCGGCGACGTTGCGGGGGAGGCCGAGGTCGATGACCAGCTGGCGCTCGCGGGAGAAGCCGCGCAGGCGTCCCTCCGCGAGGATCGCCGCGTCGAGGACGGGCTCCTGGGTGGTGGTGCAGGTGATCACGACGTCGGCGGCGACGGCCTCGGTCGCCAGCTCGGCGCCGTCGATCGGGCGGAGCGCGCGGCGGGTCGCGAAGCCCTCGGCGCGGCCGGAGGGGGAGTGGACGGCGATCTCGAGCACGCCGCGGTCGCGCAGCGCGGCGACGGTCGCGCGGGCGTAGCTGCCGGTGCCGATCAGCAGCACCCGGGCGGCGCGCCAGTCGGTGATGCGGCTGGAGGCGAGGTCGAGGGCGAGGCGGACGATCGAGCGGCCGGCGCTGCCGAGGCCGGTGCGGTTCTTGATCCCGCGGGAGGTCTGCGAGGCGCGCTGGAAGAGGCGCTCGAGCTCGGAGGAGGTGGTGCCGAGGCGGCGGGCCTCCTCGAGCGAGCGGCGGACCTGGCCGGCGATCTCGCCCTCGCCGACGACGACGGACTCGAGCCCGCTGGAGACGGCGAAGAGGTGCTCGGCGACGCGGTCGCCCGAGACGACGGAGACCGAGCTGCGCAGCTCCTCCTGCTCGACGCCGGTCGCGGCGCTGACCGCGGCGGTGGCGGCCTCGACGGTCACGGCCTGCGCGGCGGTGAGCGGCTCGTCGATGTCGAGGTAGGCCTCGAAGCGGTTGCAGGTCGCGACGACCACGGCCCCGGAGACGAAGTCGATGCCGTCCGAGAGCGCCGACGCGACGGCGGAGGAGTCGACGGAGAGCTTCTCGAGGAGATCGAAGCTGGCGTTCTTGTGCGACGCCGTCAGACACAGAAGCACCAGGGCAGTCTACCCGGGGCGTCCGGGGGTCGGCCGCGGTCCTGGGGAAGACTGCACGAATGCTCCCGGTCAGCGGGGCCTGGAATAATGCCGCGGTGACCTCCCCCATCGCCGGCCTGCTCGATCCGCTGCACCCGCTCGCCTCCGGGCGCACGGCCGACTCCTCTCTCCTGCGGGCCTACCGCTCGGACCGGCCGGAGTCGACGCCCGTCTGGTTCATGCGCCAGGCCGGCCGCAGCCTGCCCGAGTACCGGGCGCTGCGCACCGACACCCAGATGCTCGACGCCTGCCTCGACCCGGCGCTCGCGAGTGAGATCACCCTGCAGCCGATCCGCCGGCACGGCGTGGACGCGGCGATCTTCTTCAGCGACATCGTCATCCCGCTGCGCCTCGCGGGCGTCGCGGTCGACATCGTCCCCGGGCGCGGACCCGTTCTCGAGAAGGCGGTGCGCACCGCCGCGGACGTCGACGAGCTGGTCGCGCTCGATCCGGCCCTGCTCGACGAGACGCTCGAGCCGATCCGCGAGGGCGTCCGCCGCACGGTCGAGGGTCTGCGGGAGATCGGCGAGGGCGGGACACCGCTGATCGGCTTCGCCGGCGCCCCCTTCACCCTCGCGGCCTACCTCGTGGAGGGCGGGCCGTCCAAGGACCACATCCGCGCCCGCACCCTGATGCACGCCGACCCCGAGGCCTGGGCTCGGCTGATGGAGTGGACCGCCGAGGTCACCGGCCGCTTCCTCCGCGCGCAGGTGCTGGCCGGGGCGAGCGCCGCGCAGCTCTTCGACTCCTGGGCCGGCGCGCTGTCCCTCGCCGACTACACCGCGCACGTGGCTCCCGCCTCCTCGCGAGCGCTGACCCACGTGCGCGACCTGGCCTACGACCACGGCGAGATCCGCCGCAACGTGCCGATCGTGCACTTCGGCGTCGGCACCGGCGAGCTGCTCGGCGCGATGCACGGGATCGGCGCGGACGTCGTCGGCGTCGACTACCGCATCCCGCTCGACGAGGCGAACCACCGGCTCGGCGGCTTCGTCCCGGTGCAGGGCAACGTCGACCCGGCGCTGCTCTCCGCCCCGTGGGAGGTGCTGGCCGCGCACGTCGACGACGTCCTCCGCCGCGGCACCAGCGCGCCGGCGCACGTGCTCAACCTCGGCCACGGCGTGCCGCCCGAGACCGACCCCGACGTGCTGACGCGCCTGGTCGCGCACGTGCACGCCTGGCGGCCATGACCGAGGGGCACGGCAGCGAGGGGAACGGCACCGGGGCCGGCGCCGACTACGACGTCGCGGTCGTCGGCGGGGGAGTGGCGGGACTCGCCGCCGCCGCCGAGTGCCTGCGGATCGGCCTGCGCGTGGTGGTGCTCGAGGCGGGCGACGCGGTCGGCGGCTCGGTCGCCCCGCTCGAGATCGCCGGAGCCGTCCTCGACGCCGGCGCCGAGAGCTTCGCCACCCGCGGCGGCCACGTCGAGAAGGCGCTCGCCGCGCTCACTCTCGACGGCCGGCCGCTCGCCGAGTCGATCGTCGAGCCGCGGACCGGCGGCTCCTGGCTGCACCTCGCGGGCGGGCGCTCCGTCCCCTCGCCGCGCGCCGGGATCCTCGGCATCCCCGGCACCCCGCTCGCCCCCGACGTCGTCCGCGCGATCGGCCGCCGCGGCGCCGCGCGCGCCTGGCTCGACGCCGTGATGCCGGTGCTGCGAATCGGCCGGGCGCACTCCCTCGCCGAGCTGGTGCGCACCCGGATGGGGCAGCGGGTCCTGGACGATCTCGTGGCGCCCGTCGTCTCCGGCGTCTACTCCAGCCGCCCCGAGGACATCGACGTCGACGCGGCGGCCCCCGGGCTGAACGGGGCGATCACCCGGGCGGGCTCCCTCGCCGGCGCGGTCGCCGCCCTGCGCGCGAACCTCCCCGCGGGCGTCGCCGTCCGCGGGATCGACGGCGGAATGCACCGCCTGGTCGCCGCGCTCGTCGAGCGGATCGACTACCTCTCGGGCGAGATCCGCACCGGCACCGCCGTGACCCGGCTCGAGGGCGACGGCGAGCCGTTCCTGCTCACCCTCGACGACGGCGCCGTGCTCACCGCGCGATCGGTCATCGTCTCGACGCCGGAGCGCGACGCGCGCGAGCTGCTCGCCGGGATCGTCCCCGCCGTGCGCGACGAGGCGGCGGAGGTGCTGCACGACTCCGTCGAGCTGGTCACCCTCGTCGTCGACGACGCCCGCCTGGACGCCGCGCCGCGCGGCTCCGGCGTGCTCGTCGCGCCGACCGCCCGGGACGTCACGGCGAAGGCGATCACCCACGCCACCGCGAAGTGGGCCTGGCTGGCGGCCGGCCTGCCCGCGGGACGGCACGTCCTGCGCCTCTCCTACGGACGCCCGGGCGAGCATCCGCCGCTCGAGGGCGCGAGCGACGCCGAGGCGGCCGCGACCGCCCTGCGCGACGCGTCGGTCCTGCTCGGGATCGAGCTCGACCCCGCGAGCCTCGTCGACTCGGCCCGGGTGCGCTGGGCGAACGTCCGCCCGGCCGCGGCGCTCGGCCGGCGCGCGCATCTGGAGGCCTTCCGCGCGGCGCTCGCCCCGGTGGCCGGGATCGCCGTCACCGGCACCTGGCTCGCGGGGACCGGGCTGGCCTCGGTGCTCCCGCACGCCGCCGAGACCGCCGCTCTTATCCGCCGCCGACTGGTGCGTCAAGGCGTCGGCATACCGCGCGAAGAATATGACGGTGACGGCTACTCTGGGTCGGAGGCTCCCGCATGACTGCGGCGTGCCCCGACACGAGTGGTCATCGACCGCGTGAACGAGCCGCGAGAGCGGCCCAGGACGAGGAGTAGGCGTGAAGGGCAAGATTCTTTTCGTGGCAGGAGCCGCAGCCGGCTACGTGCTGGGAGCGCGTGCCGGTCGGAAGCGGTACGAGCAGATCGCCTCGGCGGCGAACAGGTTCTGGCAGACGCAGCCCGTGCAGGACGTCGCCGGAGCCGTCGGCGGAGCCGCCAAGACGCAGCTCAGCACGGTCTCGGACAAGGCCTACGAGCTGGTCCGGAACGTCGTGGTGAAGGCCGTCTCCGGTGGCAAGAAGGCCCAGGGCGCGTCCTCGGCCGAGGCGACCGCCGCGGCCCGCTCGGCCGCGTCGAAGGTCGACGAGGCCGCCGCCGCGGCCGGCTCCGGAGGATCGACGTCGTCGTCCTCCACCAGCAAGGCGTAGTCCTCATCCCTCCGGGCCGTCCGTTCGGCCGAGGCCCGGCACGACCACCCTCCGAGGAGCCCCCGTGGTGAACGAACGCAATCCGAAGAACGCCCGATCGCTGGGCGAGCTGGTCAGCGACCTCCCCGGTCTCGTGATCGAGCTCGTCAAGGCCGAGATCGCGTCCCTCAAGAACGAGCTGTCCGGGAAGGCGAAGAGCGCCGGGCTCGCGGTCGCGCTGTTCGCGGTCGCGGCCTTCTTCCTCCTCACCGCGTGGGCGACCCTCGTCACCTTCGCGATCATCGGCATCGCCTCCTGGCTCCCCGCCTGGCTGTCGGCGCTGATCGTGACCGTGTTCTTCCTGCTCGTGGCGGTCGTGCTGATCCTGGTCGGCGTCAAGTCGATCAAGAAGGCCGTCCCGCCCGTTCCGCAGGACTCGATCGAGAGCATCAAGAAGGACGTCCAGGCGTTCAAGGGAGTCGGCAGCTATGACCACTGATCGCGCTGTATCCAGCACCACGCCCCGCTTCGTCGACCCGGCGGAGCTCCAGCCGAGCCAGCTGAAGGCCGACATCGAGCGCGCGCGCACCGAGCTCGCCGCGACGCTCGACGCCATCGAGTACAAGGTGAACGTCCCGCGCAAGGTGCGGAACGTCCAGCGGACGCTCGAGCGCAAGGTCTCCGTCGTGCGCAAGCACCACCCCGAGGCGCTGATCGCCGGGGCCGCCGGTGCGGCCGCCGCGGTCGGCCTCGTCGTCTGGGGCATCGTCCGCGCCGTCGTCGAGGACTGACCCCACCCGCCTCACCTCCTGCGCCGAGGGGTCCGGATCGCTAGCGCTCCGGACCCCTCGGCGCCAGAGCCCCTCCCGCTTTTGTGCATCCGCACGAGCGGAGGGATGATGGATCAATGACCGATCAGACCGCCGACACGGCGGGTCCCGTTCAGTCCGCCCCCGACACGAGCGCCGCTCCGGCGCCGCAGCCCCCCGCCGATCAGGTTCACTCCGATCAGGCCCTGGGATACACGCTCTGGGCGGTTCTCCGCAGGGATCCCTCACGTCCGTTCACCCTCTCCGCCGACGAGGCCGCCCAGGCGGCCGCCGGCTACGAGGACACCGTCTCGCGGCTCGCGGGCGAGGGCGTCACGGTGCGCGGCACCTACGACGTCTCGGCCCTGCGCGCCGACGCCGACATCATGCTCTGGCTCACCGGAGCCGCGCCCGAGGAGCTGCAGCGCGCCTACCGCGAGCTGCGCCGCACCGAGCTGCTCTGCGCGCTGCTGCCCACCTGGAACGCGATGGGCGTGCACCGCGACGCCGAGTTCAGCGCGAACCACCTCCCCGCCTACATGCGCGGCAAGGCGCCCGCCCGCTGGCTGACGGTCTACCCGTTCGTCCGCTCCTACGAGTGGTACATCCTCCCCGAGGAGGAGCGCCGCACGATGCTCGCCCAGCACGGCCGTCAGGGCTCGCGCTTCCGCTCCGTGCTGACCAACACGGTGGCCTCGTTCTCCCTCGGCGACTACGAGTGGATCCTCGCGCTCGAGGACGAGGAGCTGGTCAACCTGGTCGACCTCATGCGCGATCTGCGAGCCACCGAGGCCCGCCGTCACGTGCGCGAGGAAGTCCCCTTCTACACCGGTCGGCGCATCGAGGCCGACCAGATCGCCGAGGTCCTCCGATGAGCTCCACCGTCCCCGCCCCCGAGGCGCGCGACTTCGCCGAACCCGTCCCCGAGGTCGCCGAGGGCGTCCTCGTCCGCGGTGCCACGCCGGCCGCGGCGTCGGGCCCCGAGCACGTGACCGAGCCGGTCGCCTACGACGCGATCCTGCTCGCCGGCTTCGGCGGCCCCGAGGGGCAGGACGACGTCATCCCGTTCCTGCGCAACGTCACCCGCGGCCGCGGCATCCCGGAGGAGCGCCTCGAGGAGGTCGCCCACCACTACCGCCACTTCGGCGGCGTCAGCCCCATCAACGCGCAGAACCGTGCGCTGAAGGCCGCCCTCGAGGCCGAGCTCGCGAACCGCGGCATCGACCTCCCGGTGCTCTGGGGCAACCGCAATTGGGCGCCGTACATGAGCGAGGCGGTGACGGAGGCGAAGGAGCGCGGCTTCTCGAACCTGATCGCCATCGCCACCAGCGCCTACTCCTCCTTCTCCTCCTGCCGGCAGTACCGCGAGGACTTCGCGGCAGCGCTCGACGCGACCGGCCTCGAGGGCGAGCTGCGGATCGACAAGGTCCGCCAGTTCTTCGACCACCCCGGCTTCGTCATGCCGTTCGTGAAGGCCGTCCACGACGGGCTCGACGAGCTGCGCTCGCGCCTGCCCGGGCTGGACGCCACCACCGAGGTCGAGGTGCTCTTCGCGACGCACTCGATCCCCTCCACCGACGCCGCGCGCAGCGGCCCGCACGAGCGGCACGAGGACGGCACCGTCGTCGACGTGCACCACTTCGGCGACGGCGGCGCGTACGAGGCGCAGCACCTCGCGGTCGCGGAGGTCGTGATGGCGGCCGCCGGCGCGGAGGACGTGCCGTGGCAGCTCGTCTACCAGTCGCGCTCCGGCCCGCCCACCCAGCCGTGGCTCGAGCCCGACATCAACGACGCGATCGCCGAGCTGCCCGCCAAGGGCCGCAAGGCGCTGGTGATCGTTCCGCTCGGCTTCGTCTCGGACCACATGGAGGTCATGTGGGACCTCGACAACGAGGCGCTCGAGACCTCGGAGGAGCACGGCCTCGTCGCCGTCCGCGTGGCGACGCCGGGCACCGACCCGGTCTACGTCTCCGGTCTCGTCGACCTGGTGATGGAGCGGGTCAACGGCACGCCGGTGGAGGACCGTCCGTCGATGACGGCGCTCGGCCCCTGGTACGACGTCTGCCGTCCCGGCTGCTGCGAGAACGTGCGCGCGGGCTTCAAGCCGGCGCTGGCGGGGATCGCGCCGTGACGGGCGGGGTCGCCCTGTGACGGGGAGCACCGCCCCGTGAGCATCCGAGTCGGCACCCGCGCGAGCGCGCTCGCGGTGGCGCAGACCCGGATGACCGCCGATCGGATGGCGCAGGCCGCCGGCGTGCCCGTCGAGCTGGTGCGCATCGAGTCCGACGGCGACCGGATGCGCGGCTCGCTCGCCTCGCTCGGCGGCACCGGGGTCTTCGTGAGCGCACTGCGCGACGCGCTGCTGGCCGGGCGCTGCGACGCGATCGTCCACTCGCTGAAGGATCTGCCGACGGCGCCGGTCGAGGGCCTCGTCCTCGGCGCGGTACCTGAGCGCGAGGATCCGCGCGATGCGCTCTGCGCCCGCGACGGGGCGACCCTCGCGACGCTGCCCCGCGGTGCGCGGGTCGGCACCGGCTCGCCGCGTCGGCGCGCGGCGCTGCTCGCGGCACGTTCCGATCTCGAGATCGTCGACATCCGCGGCAACATCGACACCCGGCTCGGCCGCGTGGCCGCCGGGAGCTCGTCGCCGCTGGACGCGATCGTGCTCGCCCTGTCGGGGCTGCGGCGCCTCGGGCGCACCGACGCGGTCACCGAGGTCCTCGACTTCGGGGTCTCACCGCACGCGCCCGGTCAGGGTGCGCTGGCGATCGAGGTCCGGGACGAGGAGCCGTCCGACGAGCTGCGCGCGGCCCTCGCGGCGGTCGAGCACGCTCCGACCCGGGCGGCGATCACCGCCGAGCGGGCGCTGCTGGCCGTGCTCGAGGCGGGCTGCGCGGCGCCGATCGGCGCGAGCGCGACGGTCGAGGGCGGGCGGGTGGTGACCCGCGGCGTGGTCTTCGCGGTCGACGGCTCGGCGTCCCTCTCTCGGGAGGTGGCGGAGCCGATCGATAACGGTTCGGTCGACGGACCTCGACACCTGGCGGTTTCGCAGTATGGTGGTCGCGAACTGCCCGTCGTCGAAGCCGCGTTCCGCTGCGGCTCTCTGCTCGCTGACGCGCTTCTCGGTGCGGGTGCCGCCCAACTCGCACCTCTGGGAGCCTCTTCGTGATCGTGCCCGCCGCCTACTCCCAGTGGGAGAAGCCGTTGCAGGGCTGGCGTGTCCTCGTCCCCCGCGGAGGTCCGTGGGGCGACGGCGTCGCCGGTGCCCTGCGTGCGAAGGGAGCGTCGCCCGTCGTCGCGCCCATGATCAACTTCGCGCCGACCGACGACTTCCCGGCACTCGAGCAGGCCCTGGCCGACCTCGAGGCCGGCGCCTTCGACTGGATGACGGTGACCAGCGCGACCACGGTCGACGTGCTGTCCCTGCTGCGCACCACCGTGCCCGCGGGCACGAAGGTCGCCGCCGTCGGCGAGACCACGGCCGCGGCGCTCGTGGCGGCCGGCTACTCGGTCGACCTCGTGCCGTCCGAGGACAACTCCGCGAAGGGCCTCCTCGCCGAGTGGGAGCAGGCGACCGGCGGGCAGCACCCGCTCCGCGTGCTCACGCTGCGCTCCGAGATCGCGAAGCCGCTGCTGACCGAGGGCCTGAAGCGCATCGGCCACGACGTCCGCTCCGTGGTCGCCTACCGCACCGTCGGCGTGCAGGTCGAGGACCGCGTCGTCGCCGATGTCGCGAGCGGTGCCGTGCACGCGATCCTGGTCACCTCGGGGAGCGTGGCCGAGCAGGTGCAGAAGCAGCTCGGCCCCGTGCCCGAGTCGACGCTGGTCGCCGCGATCGGCCCGCAGACCGCGAAGGACGCGCGCGCCTTCGGCCTGCGCGTCGA comes from the Rathayibacter festucae DSM 15932 genome and includes:
- a CDS encoding uroporphyrinogen-III synthase, translating into MVPAAYSQWEKPLQGWRVLVPRGGPWGDGVAGALRAKGASPVVAPMINFAPTDDFPALEQALADLEAGAFDWMTVTSATTVDVLSLLRTTVPAGTKVAAVGETTAAALVAAGYSVDLVPSEDNSAKGLLAEWEQATGGQHPLRVLTLRSEIAKPLLTEGLKRIGHDVRSVVAYRTVGVQVEDRVVADVASGAVHAILVTSGSVAEQVQKQLGPVPESTLVAAIGPQTAKDARAFGLRVDVVADERSASSLIDAVAGVAAERATR
- the hemC gene encoding hydroxymethylbilane synthase, whose translation is MTADRMAQAAGVPVELVRIESDGDRMRGSLASLGGTGVFVSALRDALLAGRCDAIVHSLKDLPTAPVEGLVLGAVPEREDPRDALCARDGATLATLPRGARVGTGSPRRRAALLAARSDLEIVDIRGNIDTRLGRVAAGSSSPLDAIVLALSGLRRLGRTDAVTEVLDFGVSPHAPGQGALAIEVRDEEPSDELRAALAAVEHAPTRAAITAERALLAVLEAGCAAPIGASATVEGGRVVTRGVVFAVDGSASLSREVAEPIDNGSVDGPRHLAVSQYGGRELPVVEAAFRCGSLLADALLGAGAAQLAPLGASS